The following proteins are co-located in the Paludibaculum fermentans genome:
- a CDS encoding nitroreductase family protein, which produces MDSEPAFLSLDFQRLSPEEQTRRLEEFHARMQRRRSVRDFSDEPVPFHLIETAIRCAASAPSGANQQPWTFVVVGDVETKRQIRVAAEAEERESYAHRMPGEWLDALRPLGTDWRKPFLETAPYLIVVFRQDYGLAGAQKVKHYYVQESVGIAAGLLIAALHIAGLATLTHTPSPMGFLAAILGRPKNERACLLIPVGYPARDAKVPAIEKKQLSEVLVIKP; this is translated from the coding sequence ATGGATTCAGAGCCCGCCTTCTTATCCCTGGACTTTCAGCGCCTGTCCCCGGAGGAGCAGACGAGGCGGCTGGAGGAATTCCATGCCCGGATGCAACGGCGGCGCTCCGTGCGCGACTTCAGCGACGAACCGGTCCCGTTCCATTTGATCGAGACGGCGATCCGGTGCGCCGCCTCTGCCCCCTCGGGCGCGAACCAGCAACCGTGGACCTTCGTCGTTGTCGGCGATGTGGAGACCAAGCGGCAAATCCGCGTGGCCGCCGAGGCCGAGGAGCGCGAAAGCTACGCCCACCGGATGCCCGGAGAGTGGCTGGACGCGCTGCGCCCCCTCGGCACCGACTGGCGGAAGCCGTTCCTGGAGACGGCGCCATACCTGATCGTCGTGTTTCGGCAGGATTACGGACTAGCCGGGGCGCAAAAGGTAAAGCATTACTATGTCCAGGAATCGGTAGGCATCGCCGCGGGGCTTCTCATTGCCGCGCTCCACATCGCCGGTCTCGCCACCCTGACGCATACGCCGAGTCCCATGGGCTTTCTGGCCGCAATCCTGGGGCGGCCGAAGAACGAACGCGCCTGCCTGCTGATCCCCGTCGGCTACCCGGCCAGAGACGCAAAAGTGCCTGCCATCGAAAAGAAGCAGCTATCGGAAGTACTGGTGATAAAGCCTTGA
- a CDS encoding aminotransferase class I/II-fold pyridoxal phosphate-dependent enzyme gives MGSLPDEFYRISKLPPYVFAVVNEMKAKLRAAQYDVVDFGMGNPDGATPRPIVSKLAEAARNPKNHRYSVSRGIPNLRHEVCKRYARNYGVELDPEDEAIVTIGSKDALAHLLFAVVGPGDHVITPAPCYPIHQWGVIMAEGEAVPLPVSNPADFLNGLEDHYRKATKPPQIILMNFPHNPTTACVDLDFFKEVIRMAHQHGTMVVHDFAYADLGFDGYRAPSILQVEGAKDVAVEIFTMSKSYNMAGWRVGFCVGNKKMIKALARIKSYLDYGNFQPIQIASIIGLRECEGEVEKIRHLYEKRRDLLVDGLNAAGWPVEKPKGSMFVWAPIPEAFKSAGSLEFSKLLLEKALVAVSPGIGFGPAGDSHVRFALIENHHRSRQAIRCIKQFLKDCKVA, from the coding sequence ATGGGTTCATTGCCAGACGAGTTTTACCGCATATCCAAATTGCCACCCTACGTCTTTGCCGTCGTGAACGAAATGAAGGCAAAACTGCGTGCGGCGCAGTATGACGTAGTTGATTTCGGGATGGGCAATCCCGACGGCGCAACCCCGCGCCCCATCGTGAGCAAACTGGCAGAGGCAGCACGGAACCCCAAGAATCATCGCTACTCCGTGTCGAGGGGCATACCTAACCTGCGGCACGAGGTCTGTAAGCGCTACGCCCGGAACTACGGCGTCGAGCTTGATCCGGAAGACGAAGCGATCGTGACCATCGGCTCCAAGGACGCGCTGGCCCACCTGCTGTTCGCCGTCGTTGGACCGGGGGATCACGTCATCACGCCGGCCCCCTGCTACCCCATCCATCAATGGGGTGTCATCATGGCCGAGGGTGAGGCCGTGCCTCTGCCCGTCTCCAATCCAGCCGACTTCCTGAACGGCCTGGAAGATCACTACCGGAAGGCCACCAAGCCGCCGCAGATCATCCTGATGAACTTCCCGCACAATCCCACCACGGCTTGTGTGGATCTCGATTTCTTCAAGGAAGTGATCCGCATGGCCCACCAGCACGGCACCATGGTGGTCCACGACTTCGCCTACGCCGACCTGGGCTTCGACGGCTATCGCGCACCCAGCATCCTGCAGGTGGAGGGGGCCAAGGACGTCGCTGTCGAGATCTTCACCATGTCGAAGAGCTACAACATGGCAGGCTGGCGAGTCGGCTTCTGCGTCGGCAACAAGAAGATGATCAAGGCGCTGGCCCGCATCAAGAGCTATCTGGACTACGGCAACTTCCAGCCTATCCAGATTGCCTCCATCATCGGGCTGCGCGAGTGCGAGGGTGAAGTCGAGAAGATCCGCCACCTTTACGAGAAGCGGCGCGACCTGCTGGTCGACGGACTCAATGCGGCAGGCTGGCCGGTGGAGAAGCCGAAGGGCTCGATGTTCGTTTGGGCTCCGATCCCGGAGGCATTCAAGTCCGCGGGCTCCCTCGAGTTCTCCAAGCTTCTGCTGGAGAAGGCACTGGTCGCCGTCTCGCCCGGTATCGGCTTCGGACCGGCCGGCGACAGCCACGTCCGTTTCGCACTCATCGAGAACCACCACCGGTCGCGCCAGGCAATTCGTTGTATCAAGCAGTTCCTGAAGGACTGCAAGGTAGCCTGA